The Nymphaea colorata isolate Beijing-Zhang1983 unplaced genomic scaffold, ASM883128v2 scaffold0078, whole genome shotgun sequence genome window below encodes:
- the LOC116268054 gene encoding uncharacterized protein LOC116268054 → YYTVRMKGDYDISKKNPGKSLPPYPNGWYIACKSKELLPGTTKQVDISGQNITLFRSPKGDVYALHSYCAHMGANLGVGGQVEWINKFENRGQTIHDIMSHIQDVPENGADVFHFRYIHRYLIGKYKMLEVSWTPKWKRGDDPDLAELFEHKDKTIREFKQEIYQKIIKPITNKQYYSFANVDNYLHLPIIGPVFVFNLTIIQMGPGIVNIYLKSKFFEILFLQYIHTLGKFHQRLYHEMFSSSWLPYWLSSIMLYAEGLQVYYDMLVWDAKKVSYKLHYKDNEADRFIKSWREWFSQNYQGCDVQLEKSINDW, encoded by the exons ATACTACACAGTTCGCATGAAAGGTGACTATGATATTTCCAAAAAGAATCCTGGGAAATCCCTTCCCCCCTATCCCAATGGCTGGTACATCGCCTGCAAGTCCAAAGAACTGCTGCCCGGAACCACCAAACAGGTTGATATCTCAGGTCAAAACATCACGCTCTTCAGAAGCCCCAAAGGTGATGTCTATGCCCTTCATTCATATTGTGCCCATATGGGGGCGAACCTAGGCGTTGGAGGACAAGTG GAGTGGATCAATAAGTTCGAGAATAGAGGCCAGACCATCCACGATATCATGTCTCACATCCAAGATGTCCCTGAGAATGGAGCAGACGTCTTTCATTTTAGGTATATTCATCGGTATCTGATCGGAAAATACAAAATGCTTGAGGTTTCATGGACTCCCAAGTGGAAAAGAGGAGACGACCCCGACCTCGCTGAGCTGTTTGAACACAAGGACAAAACTATTCGGGAATTCAAGCAAGAAATATACCAAAAGATCATCAAACCCATCACCAACAAACAATATTACAGCTTCGCTAATGTGGATAACTACCTTCATTTGCCAATCATTGGTCCAGTCTTTGTCTTCAATTTGACTATCATACAAATGGGTCCTGGAATTGTCAACATCTACCTTAAGTCCAAGTTCTTCGAGATCCTATTTTTGCAATACATTCATACCTTAGGAAAATTCCACCAGAGGCTTTACCACGAGATGTTTTCTTCGAGCTGGTTGCCATACTGGCTATCCTCCATCATGCTCTACGCTGAGGGTCTCCAGGTTTACTATGACATGTTGGTCTGGGATGCAAAAAAAGTCAGCTATAAGCTGCATTACAAGGATAACGAAGCCGATAGGTTTATTAAGAGCTGGAGGGAATGGTTTAGTCAAAATTATCAAGGGTGTGATGTACAACTGGAGAAAAGCATCAATGATTGGTGA